The Calderihabitans maritimus nucleotide sequence GACGGTACCGGACCGGCCCGGCATGATTGCTGAAATTGGCCGGCTCCTAGGTGACGAAGGAATTAATATCATCGATATAGAAATACTGCGGGTGCGGGAAGGAGAAGGGGGGACCATCCGCCTGGGATTTCAGACCGAAGAAGCAGTGGAAGAGGCACTGCGCATTCTGCGGGATAACGGTATTATCGTTAAACGACGTTGACTTGGAGGGTTGAGGAGGGCGCAAAGTGGAACTGCAAGTCAAACCATCCGGTAGTCTGAAGGGAGAAATTAGAGTGCCCGGTGATAAATCTATCTCTCACCGGGCTGTAATGTTAGGGGCCTTGGCAAGTGGTACTACCGAAATTGAAGGCTTTTTGAGGGCTGACGACTGCTTCCGAACGGTGAACTGTATGCGGGCCCTGGGGGTTCAAATAGAAGAAGGGGATCGGAAAAACCTGATAGTGCGGGGTGCTGGTCTGGAAGGGCTGGTGGAACCTGTTCAGGTGCTGGAGGCTGGAAATTCCGGTACTACCATGCGTCTACTGCTGGGGATACTGGCCGGGCAGCCGGTATACAGCGTGATCACCGGAGACGAATCCTTGAGGCGGCGGCCTATGGATAGAGTCTCCATTCCTCTGCGAGAAATGGGGGCCAGGATTTTTGGCCGCCGGCAGGCCAGTTTGGCCCCCCTCACGGTGGTAGGCGGAAGCCTTCGACCGATAACCTACCATTCTCCGGTGGCCAGTGCCCAAGTTAAGTCGGCGATTCTTTTGGCCGGGCTTTTCAGTGAAGGAATCACTACCGTAGTAGAACCGGCTAAATCTAGAGATCACACGGAAAGAATGCTGAGGGCTTTCGGGGCGAGACTGGAGGAAGCAGGATTGAGGGTTTCCGTGCAGGGAAGGCCCCGGCTGTTTGGTCAGAAAGTGGTAGTTCCAGGAGATATCAGTTCGGCAGCCTTTTTCCTGGTGGCAGGCAGTATAGTTCCCGGCAGTGAGATTTTGCTCCGTCACGTTGGCCTCAATCCCACTCGCACCGGTATCCTGGATGCCCTTTCCGCCATGGGAGCCAAAATACAGGTGCTGGAAACAGGAGAGACCGCCGGCGAACTCTACGGAGACTTGCTGGTAAGTTATAGTTATCTTAAAGGCACAACCATCCAGGGGGACTTGATTCCCCGCCTTATTGATGAAATACCGGTGTTGGCCGTTGCCGCGGCGGTGGCCCAAGGCCGCACGGTTATCAAAGACGCGGCGGAACTGAAGGTTAAAGAATCCAACCGCATAAGAGCTATGGTTACCGAGTTGGGGAAAATGGGCGTTCAAATAGAAGAACTGCCTGACGGCATGGTGATCGAGGGAGGAAGACCGCTTCAGGGAACGATTTTGGACAGCTACGGTGATCACCGTATCGCCATGTCTCTGGCCGTAGCCGGACTGGTTGCCCGGGGAGAGACCATTATTAAAGGAGCGGAAAGTATTAAGATTTCCTTCCCCGACTTCCCCAGAGTTCTTAAACAGTTACAGAGTGCAAGGTGACGGGGAATCTCTTTTGTGGTAAAATATCCCCGGAGGGATAGAATGAAAAGCCGAGCAATTGTAGCCATAGACGGTCCTGCCGGGGCGGGCAAAAGTACGGTGGCCCGGATGCTGGCCAAAAGGCTTGGATACCTTTACATAGATACGGGAGCCATGTACCGGGCATTGACTTTAAAGGCCCTGGAACGTAAGATCGACCTGGAAGATGAGGGAGCGGTAACCGGGCTGGCTGAAGAGACGGAAATTCTTCTTGTACCGCAGGACGGCACGGAGATCCGGGTTTACTGCGATGGCAGGGATGTGACAAGTGCCATCCGCGAACCGGAAGTTTCCCGCCAGGTATCCCGGGTGGCAAAGGTGCCCGGGGTGCGGGCGCGAATGGTAGAGCTCCAGCGGCGCATGGCAGAAAGAGGCGGAATAGTTATGGATGGACGAGATATCGGTAGTTATGTTCTTCCGGGGGCTGATTACAAATTTTTTTTGACTGCTTCCCTGGAAGAAAGGACGCGACGCCGCTGGCAGGAACTGCGGGACAGAGGAATTC carries:
- a CDS encoding ACT domain-containing protein, coding for AGDKDTLTGIFRQAQEIRSSIPRKLKGILPAVYELVVTVPDRPGMIAEIGRLLGDEGINIIDIEILRVREGEGGTIRLGFQTEEAVEEALRILRDNGIIVKRR
- the aroA gene encoding 3-phosphoshikimate 1-carboxyvinyltransferase, coding for MELQVKPSGSLKGEIRVPGDKSISHRAVMLGALASGTTEIEGFLRADDCFRTVNCMRALGVQIEEGDRKNLIVRGAGLEGLVEPVQVLEAGNSGTTMRLLLGILAGQPVYSVITGDESLRRRPMDRVSIPLREMGARIFGRRQASLAPLTVVGGSLRPITYHSPVASAQVKSAILLAGLFSEGITTVVEPAKSRDHTERMLRAFGARLEEAGLRVSVQGRPRLFGQKVVVPGDISSAAFFLVAGSIVPGSEILLRHVGLNPTRTGILDALSAMGAKIQVLETGETAGELYGDLLVSYSYLKGTTIQGDLIPRLIDEIPVLAVAAAVAQGRTVIKDAAELKVKESNRIRAMVTELGKMGVQIEELPDGMVIEGGRPLQGTILDSYGDHRIAMSLAVAGLVARGETIIKGAESIKISFPDFPRVLKQLQSAR
- the cmk gene encoding (d)CMP kinase translates to MKSRAIVAIDGPAGAGKSTVARMLAKRLGYLYIDTGAMYRALTLKALERKIDLEDEGAVTGLAEETEILLVPQDGTEIRVYCDGRDVTSAIREPEVSRQVSRVAKVPGVRARMVELQRRMAERGGIVMDGRDIGSYVLPGADYKFFLTASLEERTRRRWQELRDRGIHTDFEQLKKEMAARDAMDSRRPVAPLIKAPGALEIDTSNLEPEEVVEIILKHMEEGR